The Elusimicrobiota bacterium genome has a segment encoding these proteins:
- a CDS encoding cytochrome c, translating into MRLKTSACLVILAAAALAACQRASSPEARGQAYFNALGCRQCHQVGAVGGSYGPNLTFIGFRKSPQWLDAWLKNPHSWRKQTVMPNFNLNQEMRAALVAYLSTQKGQAWEGGRPWNHPEILQDPLKRGEMIFNLAGCVACHAEKGRGGYPNNNVVGGLIPSLTKVAEGYSKEELEKKIAGGVFPAPADPNAPPPMIFMPKWAEVLKQDEISAVADYLISLAPKKGPTSEW; encoded by the coding sequence ATGAGGTTGAAAACTTCCGCTTGTCTCGTGATCTTAGCCGCCGCGGCGCTGGCCGCCTGCCAGAGAGCCTCCTCTCCCGAAGCCAGAGGCCAGGCCTATTTCAACGCCTTGGGCTGCCGCCAATGCCATCAAGTCGGCGCGGTCGGCGGCTCCTACGGACCCAATCTGACTTTTATCGGTTTCAGAAAGAGCCCACAGTGGCTCGACGCCTGGCTCAAAAACCCGCATTCCTGGCGCAAGCAAACCGTCATGCCCAATTTCAACCTCAACCAGGAGATGCGTGCCGCTTTGGTGGCCTATCTATCCACCCAGAAGGGGCAGGCCTGGGAGGGCGGCCGACCCTGGAATCATCCTGAAATCCTCCAGGATCCGCTCAAGCGCGGGGAGATGATCTTCAATTTGGCGGGCTGTGTCGCCTGCCATGCCGAGAAGGGGCGCGGGGGCTATCCCAACAATAACGTGGTCGGGGGGCTCATCCCCTCCCTCACCAAGGTCGCGGAGGGCTACTCCAAGGAAGAACTGGAAAAGAAAATCGCGGGAGGCGTTTTCCCCGCTCCAGCCGACCCCAACGCTCCCCCGCCCATGATTTTTATGCCGAAATGGGCGGAGGTGTTGAAGCAAGACGAGATCTCGGCCGTGGCCGACTACTTGATTTCCCTCGCCCCCAAAAAAGGTCCGACTAGCGAGTGGTAA
- a CDS encoding DUF2231 domain-containing protein — MELFLLHPAFVHFPIALLSLGLAAELSSFLSRGSGNLARASSALLWLGTAAALAAAGLGLLAEKTVPHVPRAWETFAEHKSLGLWTAGVFSLLSAWRWLKPSAGPRLFLAAWLAATGLLFSAAYHGGELVFHYGVGVLTTR; from the coding sequence ATGGAATTATTCCTCCTGCACCCGGCCTTCGTGCATTTTCCGATCGCCCTTCTGTCGCTCGGGCTTGCGGCGGAGCTCTCCTCTTTCCTGAGCCGGGGCTCAGGAAACCTCGCCAGGGCTTCCTCCGCGCTGCTATGGCTGGGGACCGCGGCGGCCTTGGCCGCCGCGGGACTTGGGCTCCTGGCCGAGAAAACGGTCCCGCACGTTCCGAGGGCCTGGGAGACCTTCGCCGAGCACAAGAGCCTCGGCCTATGGACTGCAGGGGTTTTCAGCCTCCTTTCCGCGTGGCGCTGGCTCAAGCCCTCGGCCGGACCGCGGCTTTTTCTCGCGGCATGGCTTGCCGCGACGGGATTGCTATTCTCGGCGGCCTACCACGGAGGAGAGCTCGTCTTCCACTATGGAGTTGGGGTCCTTACCACTCGCTAG